The Pseudodesulfovibrio sp. zrk46 genome contains a region encoding:
- a CDS encoding aldose epimerase family protein, whose protein sequence is MEIMRKPWGELPTGESVELFTLTNKRGMNATVTNYGATLVGLTAPDQNGAMTDVVLGYDTVQEYVQGRGYFGATVGRVANRLRSGFQLGNDVCEPKKNKPKFQLHGGENGFHSKLWAPEIVEDIDGPKLVLTYRSEDGEEGYPGNLEVTATFVLREAGLRIEYRATTDKTTVVSMTNHAYFNLSGSFTEDVLGHVVTLNAGQYLVTDDDQVPTGALADVSDSPLDFTRPKAIGLHIDAEDEAIAIGQGFDHYFVIDGDAHELTPAAQIFHGRTGRVLEVCTTEPGFQFYTGNHMADRTNGKLGAMYGFRGGFCVEPHGYVDAPNNPGFPSIVLEPGETYEHITEYRLSSM, encoded by the coding sequence ATGGAAATCATGAGGAAACCTTGGGGAGAACTGCCCACTGGCGAATCCGTGGAGCTTTTTACCCTGACCAACAAGCGCGGCATGAACGCCACGGTGACCAATTACGGGGCAACCCTCGTTGGGCTTACCGCGCCGGATCAGAACGGTGCCATGACCGACGTGGTGCTTGGTTACGATACCGTGCAGGAATACGTGCAGGGGCGCGGGTATTTCGGGGCCACTGTCGGGCGGGTCGCCAATCGTCTCAGGTCCGGTTTCCAGCTTGGCAACGATGTGTGCGAGCCGAAAAAAAACAAACCTAAATTTCAATTGCACGGTGGCGAGAATGGATTCCACTCCAAACTGTGGGCGCCTGAGATCGTAGAGGACATCGACGGTCCCAAGTTGGTGCTGACCTATCGCAGCGAGGATGGAGAAGAAGGGTATCCCGGCAACCTCGAAGTGACCGCGACCTTTGTGTTGCGTGAGGCCGGTTTGCGCATCGAATATCGCGCCACCACGGACAAGACCACAGTGGTCTCCATGACCAACCACGCCTATTTCAACCTGAGCGGCTCCTTTACCGAAGATGTATTGGGTCATGTGGTGACCCTCAACGCGGGACAGTATCTGGTCACGGATGACGACCAAGTTCCCACGGGCGCGTTGGCAGATGTATCTGATTCTCCCCTCGATTTTACTCGGCCCAAGGCAATCGGGTTGCATATCGATGCGGAAGATGAGGCCATCGCCATCGGTCAGGGCTTTGATCACTACTTCGTAATTGATGGCGACGCGCATGAGTTAACGCCTGCTGCGCAGATTTTTCATGGCCGGACCGGACGGGTGCTGGAGGTATGCACCACCGAGCCCGGCTTTCAGTTTTATACCGGCAATCACATGGCGGACCGCACCAACGGAAAGTTGGGAGCGATGTACGGATTCCGTGGTGGGTTTTGCGTCGAGCCGCATGGCTACGTTGATGCCCCTAACAATCCGGGATTCCCGTCCATAGTGCTGGAGCCGGGCGAGACATACGAACACATAACCGAGTACCGCCTCTCCTCCATGTAG
- a CDS encoding LacI family DNA-binding transcriptional regulator, translating to MAQFTIKDLARELGISPSTVSRALRDHPDISKATKKRVTEAARKHNYQPNQLAQSLQKKRSNTIGVIVPEIRHDFFSTCISGIEEVAYENGYIIMVCQSDEKLEREVINTQALVANRVAGVLIAISSETTKYDHLQGLLDQNVPLVQFDRVVEELSTSKVVVDDYAAAYNAVSHLAESGYKHIGHMAGQEGIALNFRRYEGYRDALRDHGLPYKEKFHLHGGYREDDGRKGAARYLAMDEMPDAILAINDPVAVGLYAAFKDAGLRIPDDVALVGFSDNPVSALIDPALTTVRQPAFEMGRTAATLLMKQFRSEDDTFTPETVILETELQIRGSSRRGGK from the coding sequence ATGGCCCAGTTCACCATCAAGGATCTTGCCCGTGAGCTGGGAATATCTCCGTCCACAGTGTCCCGCGCCCTGCGGGATCACCCCGATATCAGCAAAGCGACCAAGAAGCGCGTGACCGAAGCGGCGCGTAAGCACAATTACCAGCCCAATCAGCTGGCGCAGTCACTCCAGAAAAAACGCTCCAACACCATCGGCGTCATCGTGCCGGAGATTCGTCACGACTTTTTCTCCACCTGCATCAGCGGTATCGAAGAAGTGGCCTATGAAAACGGCTACATCATCATGGTTTGTCAGTCCGATGAAAAATTGGAGCGGGAGGTCATCAACACGCAGGCGCTGGTGGCCAACCGGGTGGCCGGAGTGCTCATTGCCATTTCTTCTGAAACCACCAAGTACGACCATCTTCAGGGGTTGCTTGATCAGAACGTGCCACTGGTTCAGTTCGACCGCGTGGTGGAAGAACTTTCCACCAGCAAGGTGGTGGTGGATGATTACGCCGCTGCTTACAATGCGGTCTCCCATCTGGCCGAGTCGGGCTACAAGCACATTGGTCACATGGCCGGACAGGAAGGCATTGCCCTGAACTTCCGCCGTTACGAGGGGTATCGCGACGCCTTGCGGGATCATGGCCTTCCCTACAAAGAAAAATTTCACCTGCATGGTGGGTATCGTGAGGATGACGGCCGCAAGGGTGCGGCGCGTTATCTTGCCATGGATGAGATGCCCGATGCCATCCTGGCCATCAATGATCCTGTGGCCGTGGGGCTGTATGCGGCCTTCAAGGATGCGGGGTTGCGCATCCCGGACGATGTGGCGCTGGTCGGGTTTTCCGATAATCCCGTATCCGCACTTATCGATCCCGCACTGACCACGGTGCGTCAGCCGGCCTTTGAGATGGGACGCACAGCAGCGACGCTTTTAATGAAGCAATTCCGTTCAGAAGATGATACATTCACTCCCGAAACTGTAATTCTCGAAACCGAGTTGCAGATTCGTGGCTCTTCCAGGCGAGGGGGGAAGTGA
- a CDS encoding galactokinase family protein, which yields MLRISSYINAVEMGKLDTVLAELYGEKDIPLQKQRYLFLLRRMEKWAGDDLTLMVSAPGRTELGGNHTDHNKGVVLAAGVSFDCLAVAMPTGGNVVRVRSEGFPDVIEVDLTELEPREGEEGTPAALIRGVADGFVQAGYTIEGFDACISGEVPVGAGLSSSAAFEVCIGRIFNELFNDGTVSRVELARIGRRAENLHFGKPCGFMDQLACAVQGVLSIDFKDEQNPKVTEVDVDFESFGYQLCVVDTGGDHADLTPEYAAIPEEMCSAARVLGQETARGLTMELVLEKAAEIRRLAGGRGLLRLIHFIEESERAQLQADVLRHGDIHKFLRLVNASGDSSWKLLQNCISLKHANEQPITVALTLTERFLEGRGAWRIQGGGFAGTIQAYVPSEMFESYTAYMETVFGSGSVVPLRIRKSGNEVILPKGTEA from the coding sequence ATGCTGCGCATCAGCTCCTATATAAATGCTGTCGAGATGGGCAAGCTGGATACAGTCCTTGCCGAACTCTATGGGGAAAAGGATATCCCCTTGCAAAAACAGCGATATCTTTTTTTGCTCCGGCGCATGGAAAAATGGGCCGGGGATGATCTCACCCTGATGGTAAGCGCACCGGGCAGGACCGAGTTGGGCGGTAATCATACCGACCACAACAAGGGCGTGGTGTTGGCTGCCGGCGTGAGCTTTGACTGCTTGGCCGTGGCAATGCCCACTGGTGGCAATGTTGTGCGTGTCCGCTCAGAGGGTTTTCCGGATGTCATTGAAGTTGATCTGACAGAACTGGAACCCCGCGAAGGCGAGGAGGGCACCCCTGCTGCGTTGATTCGTGGGGTGGCCGACGGATTCGTGCAGGCCGGGTATACAATCGAAGGCTTTGACGCATGCATCTCCGGCGAGGTGCCGGTTGGTGCCGGACTCAGTTCCTCGGCAGCCTTTGAAGTGTGTATCGGAAGAATTTTCAACGAGCTGTTCAACGACGGCACAGTCTCCCGAGTGGAGCTGGCTCGCATTGGCCGACGGGCCGAGAATCTACACTTCGGCAAGCCATGCGGGTTCATGGATCAGCTCGCCTGCGCCGTGCAAGGTGTCCTGTCCATCGACTTCAAAGATGAGCAAAATCCGAAAGTCACGGAAGTCGACGTGGATTTCGAGAGCTTCGGGTATCAACTCTGTGTGGTGGACACCGGCGGTGATCACGCTGACCTGACGCCCGAGTATGCAGCCATTCCCGAGGAAATGTGCAGTGCCGCGCGGGTTTTGGGGCAGGAAACGGCGCGCGGATTGACCATGGAGCTGGTGCTTGAAAAGGCCGCCGAGATCAGAAGGCTGGCTGGCGGGCGCGGATTGCTGCGACTTATCCACTTCATTGAGGAGAGCGAGCGGGCACAGTTGCAGGCAGATGTGCTGCGACATGGGGACATCCACAAATTTCTGCGGCTGGTCAATGCCTCCGGCGATTCTTCCTGGAAGCTCCTTCAGAATTGTATTTCTTTGAAACATGCTAACGAGCAGCCCATCACCGTGGCGTTGACTTTGACCGAACGGTTTCTCGAAGGGCGCGGAGCATGGCGTATTCAAGGCGGCGGTTTTGCCGGAACCATTCAGGCTTATGTGCCGTCCGAAATGTTCGAGTCCTACACTGCGTATATGGAAACCGTCTTTGGCTCCGGTTCCGTTGTGCCGCTGCGTATCCGCAAATCCGGCAATGAAGTCATCCTGCCCAAAGGGACGGAGGCGTAA
- a CDS encoding UDP-glucose--hexose-1-phosphate uridylyltransferase, whose protein sequence is MNFDDHPHRRFNPLSGEWVLVSPHRTKRPWQGQQEEPDRATLPEYDEGCYLCPGNERAGGAVNPHYDETFVFTNDFAALLPEGPDFHDNDHHLLRAEPETGVCRVICYSPRHDLNMARLGVERVKKVVDVWCREFKELGSRADIGYVQIFENRGAIMGCSNPHPHGQIWATSNMPMLPAAEDQRQLAHLQERDECLLCCYLKRELDGGERLVLENDSFAVLVPFWATWPFETMVLPKAHMGSIVEMDEKQRGDLADALVRLGSRYDNLFQTSFPYSMGIHQQPTDGGEHPHWHWHMHFYPPLLRSRSVKKFMVGFEMMAMPQRDLTPEAAAVRLRDLSEIHYLETV, encoded by the coding sequence ATGAATTTCGACGATCATCCTCACCGGCGGTTCAATCCGTTGTCGGGTGAGTGGGTATTGGTGTCGCCGCACCGGACCAAGCGGCCCTGGCAGGGGCAGCAGGAAGAGCCGGATCGCGCGACGCTGCCCGAATATGATGAGGGGTGCTACCTCTGTCCCGGTAATGAACGGGCAGGCGGTGCCGTGAATCCCCACTATGACGAGACGTTCGTCTTCACCAACGACTTTGCCGCGCTTCTGCCCGAAGGGCCTGATTTCCACGACAATGATCATCACTTGTTACGCGCTGAACCCGAAACCGGGGTCTGCCGCGTCATCTGTTATTCTCCGCGACATGATCTGAACATGGCCCGCCTTGGTGTGGAGCGAGTGAAAAAAGTGGTGGATGTCTGGTGCCGCGAGTTCAAGGAACTCGGCAGTCGTGCCGACATCGGCTACGTCCAGATTTTCGAGAACCGTGGCGCCATCATGGGGTGCTCCAATCCCCATCCCCATGGACAGATATGGGCCACCAGCAATATGCCCATGCTGCCTGCCGCCGAGGACCAGCGTCAATTGGCTCACCTGCAGGAGCGGGATGAATGTCTGCTCTGCTGTTATTTGAAACGGGAACTGGACGGCGGCGAACGACTTGTTCTCGAGAATGACTCTTTTGCCGTGCTCGTACCGTTCTGGGCCACATGGCCGTTCGAGACCATGGTTCTGCCCAAGGCGCACATGGGGTCCATTGTGGAGATGGATGAAAAACAGCGTGGAGATCTGGCCGATGCCCTTGTGCGGCTCGGTAGTCGCTATGACAATCTTTTCCAGACTTCGTTCCCCTATTCCATGGGAATTCATCAGCAGCCTACTGACGGGGGCGAGCATCCTCACTGGCATTGGCACATGCATTTCTATCCGCCTCTCCTCCGTTCCCGCTCCGTGAAAAAATTCATGGTCGGCTTCGAGATGATGGCCATGCCTCAGCGCGACCTGACGCCCGAGGCTGCCGCAGTGCGCCTGCGCGATCTGTCTGAGATTCATTACCTGGAGACCGTATAG
- a CDS encoding pyrimidine/purine nucleoside phosphorylase, producing the protein MSEFAGVTVTKKANVYFDGNVTSRVITFADGTVKTLGIMLPGEYEFGTDKPEVMEIMAGELTVKLPGSDEWVAIKGGESFDVPGSAKFQLKVTAVTDYCCSYVD; encoded by the coding sequence ATGTCCGAATTCGCAGGGGTCACTGTGACCAAGAAAGCCAACGTCTATTTTGACGGCAATGTTACCAGCCGTGTTATTACTTTCGCCGATGGTACGGTGAAGACGCTCGGCATCATGCTACCCGGCGAATATGAGTTTGGCACCGACAAGCCCGAGGTCATGGAGATCATGGCTGGCGAGTTGACCGTAAAGTTGCCGGGAAGCGACGAATGGGTTGCCATCAAGGGCGGCGAGTCCTTTGACGTTCCGGGGTCGGCAAAGTTTCAGCTCAAAGTCACTGCAGTGACGGATTACTGCTGTTCGTACGTAGACTAG